aatatgacgtcactTGGCGTTGAGGTTTAAACTTATTCGGATGTGTCTACTTTCAAATGTctggttatgtaatgtatttcagttgttttctgtaattagtttttaatttgttgccttttgttggctgttgttcgtgtgattctttgtcaattgtgttctctaatttatttatattgtagtcctgtggtgttgtgttgtcatttttttgtaaatatttcacatggccataaaagtgcaaggtttggcatgccacaaaaccaggttcaacccaccagtttttcctttaaaaatgccctgtaccaagtcaggaatatgaccattgttatattaaagttcgtttctgtgtgtattacatttaacgttgtgtcgtttgttttctcgtgtTCTTgagagtgtaaattcacattgcaaTAAGgtgtgtcacggtacttgtcagATTCGTgttccgtttctgtgtgttttacaatttaatgctatgtcgttgttctcctctcaTATTCAatcgtttccctcggttttagtttgttaccccgattttgttttttgtccatggatttatgagttttgaacagcggtaaactactaTTTGATTCAGTTAGATAtctatgtgtaaatattttcttttgtttttttaagctTTTTACACATGTAAACCTACTTCAGTAACTTTTATGACGGAAGAAATTGGGagatgtaaaaacaaattcgAGTAACTTAAACGCTTGTGGATATAATTTCCAATCACTCTTTACAGCGtttcacaaataaaacatttgtagaTGTATCCTCTAACCCGAATGAAGTTAAATAATAATTAGTCATATGTAGGAAGTATTTTCCTTTTCGAACCTACTGATTCCTGTTTTTTCATATCTAACATCAATATGGATAACCATGctaatctgatgtacagtagttgtcgtttgttaatgtaatatatacgtgtttctcgtttctcgtcgttttgtttatatggattagaccgttggttttcccgtttgaatggttttacactagtaattttggggccctttatagcttgttgttcggtgtgagccaaggctccgtgttgaaggccgtactttaacctataatggtttaatttttaaattgttatttggatggagagttgtctcattggcactcacaccacatcttcctatatctattgtagCTTTTAATATACAGCTTATCTCGAATTAAGTGCCAAACgtttgaaatattcaatttgttttgttcaagaCACTTTCTTTGTTAAGCATGAATGGAAGAAAATGACAGGTTGTTTTCCGAGATGGCTAATCGTAGGGCACTCGGAATTTGTAACTTACCTCATCACAGCTTCCAAATCCCTGGAGATGTTCAGATGATTGTATACCTTGTTCTAAAAGATTCATTATAAACGGACATTCTGGTTGCAGCATCATATGTGTTTTGACAGGATCGTCATCCTGTTGCCATCCTCGGTGTATAATTCCACATTCAAAGCAAGCCACGATGTCAGCAAATCCTGTATACATAAACAGACGTTAACACAGTTAATAGCATACTTATATCAAAACTTTAGATACGCATGATAACTGAATGAATGATCTTTCAAATTCTCCTTGATTGGATTACAGGTTAAGTCATTTTAGCAATTAGACTTTAAGATGTAagcttttattttcattacaacGTACATATTCGACATTAAGGTAGTTGAATgactaaactataaaaaaaccaTCAGTCTCATGTTGTGATAATTTACAACATGATAAACAACTTTCATATAAATTGAAACTGATATTAAGATTTTAAaggtaaaaatgaaaatcattaaacctttaattttttttatgtaatctTATCTTCATAAGGTGTCTTAAGAATCATGGACAAGATAAATTGTTAATGTAAAAGCATTTCACCTTGCCCatgatgttttaaatttatatttacatttacctttataaaagAAACCTGCCTTAGCAAACATCCATATAGGTAAAACACAGTCTGATATCCAACCAATAAAAGATTGTTCCCTAATACTGTATTTCGAGTATGATCTAAACTTTGCACGTCGAGTacttctattttcatttttgataccATGTTGTCTTTTTGCATGTTGTGTTAACAGGAATTGTTGTTTCTTTTCACCGTTTGCTTGTTGTGGTGAACTATGACTGTA
The nucleotide sequence above comes from Mytilus trossulus isolate FHL-02 chromosome 5, PNRI_Mtr1.1.1.hap1, whole genome shotgun sequence. Encoded proteins:
- the LOC134718495 gene encoding baculoviral IAP repeat-containing protein 3-like isoform X2, which translates into the protein MMNQIIQCSDDEPFSRHFIYTSNSDFTDTDVISKVNSSGKWEGLPVPNNESNINYVQNGCADSNILHSHETVVYSHSSPQQANGEKKQQFLLTQHAKRQHGIKNENRSTRRAKFRSYSKYSIREQSFIGWISDCVLPIWMFAKAGFFYKGFADIVACFECGIIHRGWQQDDDPVKTHMMLQPECPFIMNLLEQGIQSSEHLQGFGSCDEMLRKEQITLHLRIHIRVHQSHHRIQDYSAKFAL